Genomic window (bacterium):
GACGAAGCCAACTGCCAGATGCTTTGCAAAGAGTGCAATAGGAGGAAGGGGAATAAATAAAAAAATTTGAAATAAATATAAATTGAGAGGTATATATGATTGAATTAACGGACATCGAGATTGAGCAACTCATTCATGAAGAGA
Coding sequences:
- a CDS encoding HNH endonuclease, yielding DEANCQMLCKECNRRKGNK